The following coding sequences lie in one Lolium perenne isolate Kyuss_39 chromosome 2, Kyuss_2.0, whole genome shotgun sequence genomic window:
- the LOC127330837 gene encoding transcription factor ILI1, with protein MSSSSRRSRSRRAGTSVSSSSSRSISEDQISDLLSKLEALLPDAQARNGAQRGPASRVLQETCSYIRSLHREVDDLSETLAALLASDAVTAEQAAVIRSLLM; from the exons ATGTCGTCGAGCAGCCGGAGGTCACGCTCGCGGCGCGCGGGGACCTCggtgtcgtcgtcatcgtcgaggTCGATCTCGGAGGACCAGATCTCCGACCTCCTCTCCAAGCTGGAGGCACTGCTCCCCGACGCCCAGGCCCGCAATGGCGCTCAAAGG GGGCCGGCGTCGAGGGTGCTGCAGGAGACGTGCAGCTACATCCGGAGCCTGCACCGGGAGGTGGACGACCTCAGCGAGACGCTCGCCGCGCTGCTCGCCTCCGACGCCGTCACAGCCGAACAGGCCGCCGTCATCCGGAGCCTCCTCATGTGA